The Mycobacterium sp. 050128 nucleotide sequence GCCGCCGCCGGGCGCCACGCCTGAGGATTTGGCCACGAAGCGATTCTGGGAGGGCCGCGAATTGTTTGTGATCATCGACGGGATCACCGCGTGGCCGGGTGCCAGCAGTCCATTGATGCCGCTGGCCCAATATGTTGCGGAAGCCGAGGATTTAGGGCTACACATTGTGGCTACCGCCGACATCGCGCAATTCAGCTATCACGCGCAATCAGGGCAGGGCGTGTTGGGCAAGATGATGAACATGACGCCACCAGTGGTGGTGATGAATGGGTTGCGCCAGCACGGGGTGATCGTTCCTGGGGTGTATGCCGAGCCGCAGCGCGAGGGCAAGGGTCGGCTGGCTCGTCGCACGGCCATCGACAATGTGCTGGTGGGGTGGTCTGAGCCGCCGTTTGTGGGCAAACGCCGTTAACCGGCGGATAGTGCGACGAAAAAGTGGGTATAGGTGTACGACCGTTCACACGCGGGTGTCGCGTGTGAACGGTAAGATTTAGCGTCAGACGTTGTCCGCGGGGCCATAAACTGGACACCACAGTCGGGATGTATTTGGGGAGGCTGAATTATGACGAATCCACTATTGATCGCGGCTCCGGTGCTCGCCGGCGCTTCAGCTGCCGAAGAGGGCGGTGCAGCGACGATGGGCGGCACGATGGCCGGTGCTGCCGGCCCGGTGACGGCAGTTCTGCCACCGGGAGGCGAGGACGCGTCAGCGGCCGCGGCCGCCGGTTTCGCTGCGCACGGTGCCGCCACCGACGCGATGCTCACACAGCTGACCCTGGTGCGGTCACTGTTCGCGCAGACCATCGCCAGCAGCGGCGTGGCTTACACCGCGATGGACGCGGCGAACGAGGCGACGCTAGTCATCTAGCCAGGCGCCGGGGGAGGCAAAGACGCGATGAGCGCGTTTGGGGACGCCGGTGCTGTCCCGCCGGACATGAATCACACCCTGATGATCGCCGGGGATCTCGGGGCGAGCTTGGTGGGGGCGGCGGCGGGCTACGAATCAGTAGCCGACATGCTGATCGCTGAGCTGACGGCGATGGGGTTGACCACCTCGACCACCGCCATGGTGGGGTGGCAAGGCCCGGCCGGGGAAATGATGCAGATGTCTGCCGCCGAGTTCATGGAGGTCTGTGCGGCAGCGTCGGCGTGGATTCGTATCGGTCAGATTCAAGCTGCTGAGGTGGCCGCGGCCCACACCGCGGCGGTCGAGCAGATGATTCCCGCCCCGGTGGTCTGGACCAACCGCGCCACCCAAGTCGGCTTAGTCGCCACGAATGCGTTCGGGCAGAACACACCCGCCATTAATGTCCTCGACGCACAGTATGTTGACTTTTGGGTGACCAACGCGA carries:
- a CDS encoding PE domain-containing protein, translating into MTNPLLIAAPVLAGASAAEEGGAATMGGTMAGAAGPVTAVLPPGGEDASAAAAAGFAAHGAATDAMLTQLTLVRSLFAQTIASSGVAYTAMDAANEATLVI